The following coding sequences are from one Myxococcales bacterium window:
- a CDS encoding tetratricopeptide repeat protein, whose product MSRLVLAAVLLCSPTLGRGGRLAWAEEPSPGGTERAEASSEGERPLPRSTAAALAQAAAAYEYGDMPLLVESARWVTDGSLPATPAERAQALEYLGIGLYVTGRIEGARDAFSQLLALAPEAELDPATTRPEIVAAFYEVRRARVNELRATYMAQRPSPAWNFLPPFGQFNNGDRAKGWILLGAEAVTFVAATVSFAVVTAWKQGDGSVCERPGPCGRTDTANTLRDINLGSSLAFAALYVYGVLDGLLGHRHIPGDDELLRKAPPPVSLSLLPNGAALSLRF is encoded by the coding sequence GTGTCCCGCTTGGTTCTTGCCGCCGTGCTCCTGTGCTCACCCACGCTCGGCAGGGGTGGGCGCTTGGCCTGGGCTGAAGAGCCCTCGCCTGGGGGGACCGAGCGCGCGGAAGCGTCTTCGGAGGGCGAACGGCCGCTCCCCCGGTCGACCGCAGCGGCGCTCGCCCAAGCTGCCGCCGCGTACGAATATGGCGACATGCCGCTGCTCGTGGAATCGGCGCGCTGGGTGACGGATGGCTCGCTGCCGGCCACGCCCGCTGAGCGGGCGCAAGCGCTCGAGTACTTGGGCATCGGCCTCTACGTCACGGGGCGTATCGAAGGCGCGCGCGACGCGTTCTCACAGCTCCTGGCGCTCGCGCCCGAGGCCGAGCTGGATCCTGCCACCACCCGTCCCGAGATCGTGGCGGCCTTCTATGAGGTGCGCCGGGCGCGGGTGAATGAACTGCGCGCGACCTACATGGCCCAAAGGCCAAGCCCCGCCTGGAACTTCCTTCCCCCGTTCGGGCAATTCAACAACGGCGACCGCGCGAAAGGCTGGATCTTGCTGGGCGCCGAGGCCGTCACCTTCGTGGCGGCCACCGTGAGTTTCGCGGTCGTCACCGCCTGGAAGCAAGGTGACGGCTCGGTTTGCGAGCGTCCGGGGCCCTGCGGGCGCACGGATACAGCCAACACGCTTCGTGACATCAACCTCGGCAGCAGCCTGGCCTTCGCGGCGCTCTACGTCTACGGCGTGCTCGATGGGCTCCTGGGCCACCGCCACATCCCCGGAGACGACGAACTGCTCCGTAAGGCCCCGCCGCCGGTGTCGTTGAGCTTGCTGCCGAACGGGGCCGCCCTCTCCCTGCGCTTTTGA
- a CDS encoding serine/threonine protein kinase, protein MTGEDATRGEHEAPARPRSLIQPPRAGDVLGRFVLEQPLGHGAMATVFRARDTTLNRQVALKVLNPAIASQESGAERFRREALAVAALRHPHIVEVYDFVPAAHGHSAYLVEELVEGETLQEVLEARGGKLIPEVGALLVADVADALGAAHVRGVVHRDVKPANIMLERRERGARLVLMDFGVAHVGDMSTMTATGAMVGSPAYMAPEQARGREVGPSVDIWALGVLLYQVCTGALPFAGRDPLVVITAICKGEYKRAAQIDARVSYDLDRIIGKCLKAAPAERFSTAEALALALRACAGRVGLADSSEVIRQVLTEPAALHDTLGPRLAEAAVANAKQLLRKRQLARALGELGRATAYVPKHTEALRLIDSLSTQRRWGRVLLGAAGVFLVTATATAFLRTVKTTKPTARLASSAAAPLTRPEKLTSPAPRPADDEPQPPPPGPEVPGAAHAPPNRAVPRPRVRPRPQTHEHAPAAPTAALPPLQAPPSPDPSPLTPTPLPSPARVRLFARFAFCFPSLDGDDVRKAPPRAYDAVAPGRHEVYCALTRSSPRLRVGELNVLPGARLDVNIIPDDQGRPVLSSATASR, encoded by the coding sequence ATGACGGGCGAAGACGCAACACGAGGTGAGCACGAAGCGCCTGCGCGGCCGCGGTCCCTCATTCAACCCCCCCGCGCAGGCGACGTGCTGGGGCGCTTCGTGCTGGAGCAGCCGCTGGGCCACGGCGCCATGGCGACCGTGTTCCGCGCACGCGACACCACGCTGAACCGCCAGGTGGCGCTCAAGGTCCTCAACCCTGCCATCGCCAGCCAAGAAAGCGGCGCCGAACGCTTCCGGCGCGAGGCGCTGGCCGTAGCGGCGCTTCGCCACCCGCACATCGTCGAGGTTTACGACTTCGTTCCCGCGGCCCACGGGCACAGCGCCTATTTGGTGGAAGAGCTGGTGGAAGGCGAAACCCTCCAGGAGGTGCTCGAAGCCCGTGGTGGCAAACTCATCCCCGAGGTGGGCGCTTTGCTGGTGGCCGACGTGGCCGACGCGCTCGGCGCGGCGCACGTGCGCGGCGTGGTTCACCGCGACGTCAAACCCGCCAACATCATGCTCGAGCGCCGCGAGCGCGGCGCGCGCTTGGTGTTGATGGACTTCGGGGTCGCGCACGTCGGCGACATGAGCACGATGACCGCCACGGGCGCCATGGTGGGCTCACCTGCGTACATGGCGCCCGAACAAGCGCGAGGACGCGAGGTGGGCCCATCGGTCGATATCTGGGCACTTGGGGTTTTGCTGTACCAGGTTTGCACGGGCGCCCTACCCTTTGCCGGGCGCGATCCCCTGGTCGTGATCACGGCGATATGCAAAGGCGAGTACAAGCGCGCGGCACAGATCGACGCCCGCGTGAGTTACGACCTCGACCGCATCATCGGCAAGTGCCTCAAGGCCGCGCCAGCGGAGCGATTCTCGACCGCGGAAGCGCTCGCCCTGGCGCTGCGGGCGTGCGCCGGGCGCGTGGGCCTCGCCGACAGCTCCGAGGTGATCCGGCAGGTGCTGACGGAGCCAGCGGCCCTTCACGACACCCTCGGGCCCCGTCTGGCCGAGGCCGCGGTGGCGAACGCCAAGCAGCTCTTGCGCAAGCGCCAGCTGGCCCGCGCCCTCGGCGAGCTGGGGAGAGCCACGGCCTACGTGCCCAAACACACCGAGGCGTTGCGGCTCATCGATTCGTTGTCCACTCAACGCCGCTGGGGGCGGGTGTTGCTCGGGGCCGCGGGCGTGTTCCTGGTCACCGCGACAGCCACGGCCTTCTTGCGGACGGTGAAAACCACGAAGCCCACGGCACGGCTTGCCTCCTCCGCGGCCGCGCCTCTGACCCGCCCGGAAAAGCTGACGTCGCCGGCCCCACGCCCGGCGGACGACGAGCCACAGCCGCCCCCACCCGGCCCGGAGGTGCCCGGGGCGGCGCACGCCCCCCCCAATCGCGCCGTGCCCCGGCCGCGCGTGCGCCCCCGGCCTCAAACGCACGAGCACGCGCCCGCCGCACCAACCGCGGCTTTGCCGCCCCTGCAAGCCCCGCCAAGCCCAGACCCATCTCCCCTCACCCCCACCCCCTTACCGTCGCCGGCGCGCGTGCGGCTCTTCGCACGGTTTGCTTTTTGTTTCCCTTCACTCGATGGCGACGACGTGCGCAAAGCGCCCCCGCGCGCTTACGATGCCGTTGCGCCGGGTCGCCACGAGGTCTACTGCGCCCTGACACGCAGCAGTCCCCGCCTGCGGGTGGGTGAGCTGAACGTCTTGCCCGGTGCGCGCCTCGACGTGAACATCATTCCCGACGATCAAGGCCGTCCCGTGTTGTCGAGTGCAACGGCATCTCGCTGA
- a CDS encoding DnaJ domain-containing protein: MSAADRLAQLISFARLVEPTLSERSYYELLNVDKQANIPTIRRAFYDVAAKLHPDRCAALDDAEARSKLETIYARIAEGYRVLSEPQKRAAYDEALGRGHKRLVITARDKKGPQNPEELLKHPEAKKFFRLGMIALANRDFKGAALNFNFARSFEPSAAVIAEKLAEAKAGAEPPAG; encoded by the coding sequence ATGAGCGCTGCCGATCGCCTCGCCCAACTGATCTCATTCGCGCGCCTGGTCGAACCCACCTTGAGCGAACGGTCGTACTACGAGCTCCTCAACGTGGACAAACAGGCCAACATCCCTACCATTCGACGAGCGTTCTACGACGTGGCCGCGAAGCTTCATCCCGACCGCTGCGCGGCGCTCGACGACGCCGAGGCCCGCAGCAAGCTGGAGACCATCTACGCGCGCATCGCCGAGGGGTATCGTGTGCTCTCGGAGCCACAGAAGCGCGCCGCCTATGACGAAGCGCTCGGGCGCGGTCACAAGCGCTTGGTGATCACGGCGCGAGACAAAAAGGGACCTCAGAACCCCGAGGAGCTCTTGAAGCATCCCGAGGCGAAAAAGTTCTTCCGCTTGGGGATGATCGCGCTTGCCAACCGCGACTTCAAGGGCGCCGCCTTGAACTTCAACTTTGCCCGTAGCTTCGAGCCTTCGGCCGCCGTGATCGCCGAAAAGCTCGCCGAGGCCAAGGCAGGCGCAGAGCCGCCAGCGGGCTGA
- a CDS encoding Hsp70 family protein yields MAVVGIDLGTTNSVIATVSNGQVMVVPDGQGRHLHPSVVSFSTDGLKLFSHEAVARRIVAAEYTVYSSKRLMGLPYRSDEVRFAQSRLPYRLTEGNNEQAVVVGPDRTYTIPEIGGLFLSYLKQCAEFYLGDTVSGAVITVPANFNDAQRRATMDAGRIAGLEVMRILNEPTAAALAYGLGRNMSRRIAVYDFGGGTFDVTILQVEGDVFEVLATGGDSFLGGDDADAVLMNLLADQCMQQTGVDPRAGHGSRARLMLAAEQVKRHLSERPEAKGDLKQLVVNDRGQTLNLRFHIRRDDFDRGIYPLVQRSLATCQAVMQAAQLTVSQIDEVIMVGGSTRIPLVRTETQRFFGRPPRVDLNPDEVVAWGAAIQADNLAYGSGDVANRAVLLDVTPRALGIAVSGGFSETIIERNVPLPVEQTRVFTTSADRQALVRIQVCQGEARRFDENYPLGDLELSGIRLARRGEVSIEVTFRVDTNGILRVRARDQETGHFQEAQVNVRGAMSAQEVDDAANRAAADQLPAALP; encoded by the coding sequence ATGGCCGTCGTCGGGATCGATTTAGGAACCACGAACTCGGTCATCGCCACCGTATCGAACGGGCAGGTGATGGTCGTGCCCGACGGTCAGGGACGGCACCTGCATCCGTCGGTCGTTTCGTTTTCGACCGACGGCCTCAAGCTGTTTTCGCACGAAGCGGTGGCCCGCCGGATCGTGGCCGCCGAGTACACCGTTTACTCTTCGAAGCGGCTGATGGGCCTGCCCTACCGTTCAGACGAGGTCCGCTTCGCCCAATCACGCTTGCCCTACAGGCTCACCGAGGGCAACAACGAGCAAGCGGTGGTGGTTGGACCCGATCGCACCTACACGATCCCCGAGATCGGCGGGCTGTTTCTGTCCTACCTCAAGCAGTGCGCCGAGTTCTATCTGGGCGACACGGTATCGGGCGCCGTGATCACCGTACCTGCCAACTTCAACGATGCGCAGAGGCGCGCCACGATGGACGCGGGTCGGATCGCCGGGCTCGAGGTCATGCGCATCCTCAACGAGCCGACGGCAGCAGCGCTTGCTTATGGGCTTGGCCGCAACATGAGCCGCCGCATCGCCGTTTACGACTTCGGAGGCGGCACGTTCGACGTGACGATTCTGCAGGTCGAAGGCGACGTGTTCGAGGTTCTGGCTACGGGCGGCGACAGCTTTCTCGGGGGCGACGACGCCGACGCGGTGCTGATGAACCTGCTGGCAGATCAATGCATGCAACAAACCGGGGTCGACCCCCGGGCGGGCCACGGCTCACGCGCTCGGTTGATGCTGGCAGCCGAGCAGGTCAAACGTCACCTCTCGGAGCGGCCCGAAGCGAAAGGAGATCTCAAGCAGCTCGTGGTCAACGACCGCGGTCAAACCTTGAATCTGCGCTTTCACATTCGACGCGATGACTTCGACAGAGGCATTTACCCGCTGGTCCAGCGCAGCCTTGCGACGTGCCAGGCGGTGATGCAAGCAGCGCAGCTGACGGTGTCGCAGATCGACGAGGTGATCATGGTGGGCGGGTCTACCCGCATTCCCCTGGTACGTACGGAGACACAGCGCTTCTTCGGGCGGCCGCCCCGGGTCGACTTGAACCCCGACGAGGTGGTGGCCTGGGGCGCCGCCATTCAGGCCGACAACCTCGCGTATGGCAGCGGCGACGTGGCGAACCGAGCCGTCTTGCTGGACGTCACCCCGCGCGCGCTTGGCATCGCGGTCTCGGGGGGCTTCTCGGAGACGATCATCGAAAGAAACGTGCCCCTGCCGGTGGAGCAAACGCGGGTGTTTACGACTTCGGCGGACCGGCAGGCGCTCGTGCGCATCCAGGTCTGTCAGGGGGAGGCCCGGCGCTTCGACGAGAACTACCCGCTCGGGGACCTCGAGCTTTCGGGTATACGCCTGGCACGCCGAGGGGAGGTCTCGATCGAGGTCACGTTCAGGGTCGATACCAACGGCATCTTGCGTGTGCGCGCGCGCGACCAGGAAACAGGCCACTTCCAGGAGGCCCAGGTGAACGTCCGCGGCGCCATGAGCGCGCAGGAGGTCGACGACGCTGCCAACCGCGCCGCCGCCGATCAGCTGCCGGCGGCTCTTCCTTAG
- a CDS encoding HAD family hydrolase, which yields MQRPARPTIYLFDIDGTLVDTAGAGRRALALAFERRYGRADGLDFSFDGMTDRAIVAIGLAALQPHGLVDAWASREAKQAEIDALLEGYVEALRREVEAEAHRFVVYEGVSHAVDLVRERAEGVVGLGTGNIRKGAALKLEAVGLYERFAFGGFGCDHEDRAQLLAVGAARGAALLGRDVSDCRVLVIGDTPKDVAAAHAIGARCLGVATGRFGVAELKQAGADHVADSLATAEARRALVSVA from the coding sequence ATGCAAAGGCCCGCCCGCCCCACGATCTACCTCTTCGATATCGACGGCACTCTGGTGGATACGGCCGGTGCGGGGCGACGCGCGTTGGCGCTTGCCTTCGAGCGCCGCTACGGACGGGCGGATGGTCTGGATTTCAGCTTCGATGGCATGACCGATCGCGCGATTGTGGCCATCGGGCTTGCGGCCTTGCAACCTCACGGACTGGTTGACGCGTGGGCCTCACGGGAGGCCAAGCAAGCGGAGATCGACGCTTTGCTCGAAGGTTACGTGGAGGCCCTGCGGCGGGAGGTGGAAGCGGAAGCTCACCGGTTCGTGGTCTACGAGGGTGTCAGCCACGCGGTCGATCTGGTGCGGGAGCGCGCCGAAGGGGTCGTGGGCCTCGGCACGGGAAACATTCGAAAGGGCGCGGCCCTGAAGCTCGAGGCGGTGGGGCTCTACGAGCGCTTTGCGTTCGGTGGTTTCGGGTGCGACCACGAGGACAGGGCGCAGCTCTTGGCGGTGGGCGCGGCCCGGGGCGCAGCGTTGCTCGGGCGGGACGTCTCCGATTGCAGGGTCTTGGTGATTGGTGACACCCCGAAGGACGTTGCGGCGGCGCATGCAATTGGCGCGCGCTGTTTGGGCGTGGCCACGGGGCGCTTTGGCGTTGCGGAGCTGAAGCAGGCCGGCGCCGACCACGTGGCGGACTCCCTTGCCACGGCCGAGGCACGGCGCGCGCTGGTGAGCGTCGCCTGA
- a CDS encoding GGDEF domain-containing phosphodiesterase — protein sequence MTARPVDVSQRILAALTAPLMVDDIELVVTGSVGVAIHPQAGETGERLMKAADIALHAAKQRGRNNLQIAEGGRDVESSLQLRLAADLRHALRDKQFLLFYQPQIDIREGRVVGLEALLRWRKPDGRLVSPAEFIPVLEETGLIVDVGAWVLGEACLQLARWRAEGLPDLRVAVNLSAKQFETDGLVDAVKKALAASGIEPGGLELEITESLLMQDTSHTNRTLEALKRSGVRIAVDDFGTGYSSLAYLERFRVDVLKIDRSFINAINVTGRKGSVAGAIVGLGHRLGLEVVAEGVETEEQFRHLHGSDCDVVQGFYFGRPSGDWTRLLLEDIITRLCPQTTPRAVAKG from the coding sequence GTGACTGCACGCCCCGTCGACGTCTCTCAGCGCATTCTGGCGGCGCTCACGGCGCCCCTCATGGTTGACGACATCGAATTGGTGGTGACCGGGAGCGTGGGGGTGGCCATTCACCCGCAGGCAGGCGAGACCGGCGAGCGACTGATGAAGGCGGCTGATATCGCGCTACACGCAGCCAAGCAGAGAGGCAGGAACAACTTGCAAATCGCCGAGGGAGGGCGCGATGTGGAGTCTTCCCTGCAGCTGCGGCTGGCCGCGGACCTGAGGCACGCTTTGCGCGACAAACAGTTTCTTCTGTTTTATCAGCCTCAGATCGACATCCGGGAGGGCCGCGTGGTGGGCCTCGAGGCGCTCCTCCGCTGGCGCAAGCCCGATGGGCGCTTGGTGTCTCCCGCCGAATTCATCCCGGTCTTGGAAGAGACGGGGCTCATCGTGGACGTGGGCGCCTGGGTGCTGGGCGAAGCGTGCCTTCAGCTCGCGCGCTGGCGCGCCGAGGGCCTGCCTGACCTGCGGGTGGCCGTGAACCTCTCGGCCAAGCAGTTCGAGACCGATGGGCTCGTGGACGCAGTGAAGAAGGCGCTGGCGGCCTCGGGGATCGAGCCAGGCGGGCTGGAGCTGGAGATCACCGAGAGCTTGCTCATGCAGGACACGTCGCACACGAACCGGACGCTCGAGGCCTTGAAGCGCTCGGGCGTGCGGATCGCGGTGGATGACTTCGGCACGGGCTATTCGTCGCTTGCCTACCTCGAGCGCTTCCGCGTGGACGTACTCAAGATCGATCGTTCCTTCATCAACGCCATCAACGTCACCGGCCGCAAAGGATCCGTGGCGGGCGCGATCGTGGGGCTCGGACACCGCCTGGGACTCGAGGTCGTGGCCGAGGGCGTGGAGACGGAGGAGCAGTTTCGCCACCTGCACGGAAGCGATTGCGACGTCGTGCAGGGCTTTTACTTTGGCAGACCCTCCGGCGACTGGACGCGGCTTCTGCTCGAGGACATCATCACGCGCCTTTGTCCTCAGACGACGCCGCGCGCAGTGGCGAAGGGCTGA
- a CDS encoding response regulator: MSPPSAKVLFIDDDPGIRRAFSRVLASRGFETEAAGSGAEALRLAELGQYPVVVTDLRMPAMDGLTLIEKMRPLQPHAAFVVVTGMPDLDLNRTSASTSQIDGVLSKPWNADELEEVMRRGCALYEQRCGAHAQVVNDAYSVLVIEDNAQDAETIRAMLAPAVAEIVLAERLAEGLQILRARDFDAVLADLSLPDARGLDVVVRVRTLSPESAVVILGGLDDEEIALRGVQMGVQDYLSKRGMDQRTLRRTLRYAVERKRAEQSLAFLARHDQLTGLANRTTFQEKLNAALARARRQNQPLAVLFVDVDRFKAINDSLGHEAGDLLLKTMSQRLLATVREYDTVARIGGDEFAVLLEDLNGDCTPRRRLSAHSGGAHGAPHG; this comes from the coding sequence ATGTCGCCCCCTTCCGCCAAAGTGCTGTTCATCGACGACGATCCCGGGATTCGGCGGGCCTTTTCACGCGTTCTGGCGAGCCGGGGGTTCGAGACCGAGGCGGCGGGTAGCGGCGCCGAGGCGCTGAGGTTGGCGGAGCTCGGGCAGTACCCGGTGGTGGTAACGGACCTCCGCATGCCGGCCATGGATGGGCTCACCCTGATAGAGAAGATGCGCCCTCTTCAGCCTCACGCCGCTTTCGTGGTGGTCACGGGCATGCCCGATCTGGACCTCAATCGAACCAGCGCCAGCACCAGCCAGATCGACGGCGTGCTGTCGAAACCCTGGAATGCCGACGAGCTCGAGGAGGTGATGCGGCGGGGATGCGCACTTTACGAGCAGCGATGCGGCGCCCACGCCCAGGTGGTGAATGATGCTTACTCGGTGCTGGTGATCGAGGACAACGCCCAAGACGCCGAGACCATTCGCGCCATGCTGGCCCCTGCGGTGGCGGAGATTGTCCTGGCGGAGCGTCTGGCTGAGGGCCTTCAGATCCTACGCGCCCGTGACTTCGACGCCGTTTTGGCCGACCTTTCACTGCCGGACGCCCGCGGGCTCGACGTGGTGGTGCGGGTCCGTACGCTTTCGCCCGAGTCGGCCGTGGTCATCCTGGGCGGCCTCGACGACGAAGAGATCGCCCTGCGCGGTGTGCAGATGGGCGTTCAGGACTACCTGTCGAAGCGGGGCATGGACCAGCGGACCTTGCGACGCACGCTTCGCTACGCCGTCGAGCGCAAGCGCGCCGAGCAAAGCCTTGCCTTCCTGGCTCGCCACGATCAACTGACGGGCCTGGCCAACCGGACGACCTTTCAAGAAAAATTGAACGCAGCCCTGGCCCGCGCCCGACGCCAGAACCAACCCCTGGCGGTCTTGTTCGTGGATGTGGATCGGTTCAAGGCGATTAACGACAGCCTGGGGCACGAGGCGGGGGACCTCCTGCTCAAGACCATGAGCCAGCGGCTGCTCGCCACCGTCCGTGAGTACGACACCGTGGCGCGCATCGGCGGCGACGAGTTCGCCGTGTTGCTGGAGGACCTGAACGGTGACTGCACGCCCCGTCGACGTCTCTCAGCGCATTCTGGCGGCGCTCACGGCGCCCCTCATGGTTGA
- a CDS encoding 2-isopropylmalate synthase — MNDRVFIFDTTLRDGEQSCGCSMTVAEKLQMARKLVELGVDVMEAGFPMASEGDTEAVDQISRTFSGVSVAALARCNVKDIEQAARALDKAKRPRIHTFIATSPIHLEYKLRKTEDQALESAVKAIQLARKYVGEVEFSAEDATRTSPESLARFARAAVDAGASVVNIPDTVGYAIPQEFGALIAKVVQAVGDRAVVSVHCHNDLGLAVANSLAGVQAGARQVECTINGIGERAGNCSLEEVVMAMKVRNDLLPFATGINTPELFPASQLLSSIIGVSPQPNKAIVGKNAFAHEAGIHQDGFLKERTTYEIMDPTTVGVPESRLVLGKHSGRHALADRCSHLGFQLTPGQIDMVYKTFIALADNKKGLTDDEIAELARQAQAAA; from the coding sequence ATGAACGACCGCGTATTCATCTTCGACACCACGTTGCGCGATGGCGAGCAGTCCTGCGGATGCAGCATGACGGTGGCCGAAAAGCTTCAGATGGCGCGCAAGCTCGTGGAGCTCGGGGTCGACGTGATGGAGGCGGGTTTCCCCATGGCGTCCGAGGGTGACACCGAGGCGGTCGACCAGATCAGCCGCACCTTCTCGGGCGTCAGCGTGGCCGCCCTGGCGCGCTGCAATGTCAAGGACATCGAGCAGGCAGCCCGGGCGCTGGACAAGGCGAAACGCCCCCGGATCCATACCTTTATCGCGACGAGCCCCATCCACCTGGAATACAAGCTCCGCAAAACGGAGGACCAGGCGCTCGAGAGCGCGGTCAAGGCGATTCAATTGGCCCGCAAGTACGTAGGTGAAGTGGAGTTTTCAGCGGAGGACGCCACCCGGACCTCCCCCGAAAGCTTGGCCCGCTTCGCGCGCGCCGCGGTCGACGCCGGCGCGTCGGTCGTGAACATCCCCGACACCGTGGGCTACGCGATTCCCCAGGAGTTCGGCGCCTTGATCGCCAAAGTGGTGCAAGCCGTCGGCGACCGGGCGGTGGTGTCGGTGCACTGCCACAACGACCTCGGCCTGGCGGTGGCCAACAGCCTGGCCGGCGTTCAGGCGGGCGCCCGCCAGGTGGAATGCACCATCAACGGCATCGGTGAACGTGCAGGCAACTGCTCGCTCGAAGAAGTGGTCATGGCGATGAAGGTCCGCAACGACCTGCTGCCCTTCGCCACCGGCATCAACACCCCCGAACTCTTTCCTGCGAGCCAATTGCTTTCTTCGATCATCGGGGTGAGCCCGCAGCCCAACAAGGCCATCGTGGGGAAAAACGCCTTCGCCCACGAAGCGGGTATTCACCAGGACGGCTTCCTCAAGGAACGCACCACCTACGAGATCATGGATCCCACCACGGTGGGTGTGCCCGAGAGCCGGCTGGTGCTGGGCAAACACAGCGGCCGCCATGCCCTGGCCGACCGTTGCTCGCACCTGGGCTTCCAGCTCACGCCCGGGCAGATCGATATGGTCTACAAGACCTTCATTGCGCTGGCCGACAACAAAAAGGGCCTGACTGACGACGAGATCGCCGAGCTGGCGCGGCAAGCGCAAGCGGCGGCCTGA